One Saimiri boliviensis isolate mSaiBol1 chromosome 7, mSaiBol1.pri, whole genome shotgun sequence genomic window, ATTTATGAATAGCAACTGAAATATTCAACCAACAACggtctgttttgtattttttccttagcTGACACTTCATTCTTTCCAACTATTTtaaagctaaatattttttaaaaaactttttaaaataagtcacaGGCAAATCATGAAGAGTTGGGTTTATTTTAACAGTAAATTTGAAACTCTTGCCTTAAGCAAGAGTACTACAGTAATTATATCAGGAATAGACAATAGACAATTTCCTACACTGTCAAATATATAAAAGTTCCTTTGCACTTTCTTCAACACTGATCAACAAACAGATTCAGTCCACATTCGCTTTGATCTATCTACTGAGTTAACCCAAGCTTCTTCTTCAGAGACTCTGGCATCTCAGGTGGAGGAGGGCGAGGGAGCCTGAAGTAGACCTTCACGGAGTCATAGATAAACCACTGTAATGCAGTCAGAGTACCAATCATGATGATACGGGCAAACAGTCCCTTCCATACACCTGGTTCAAACaggaaacacaaatgaaaaaatgcaacATATCCAAAACTGCTgttctttctttcaagaaaaaaatatcatcCTACCTTTAAATCCAAGTCTCTTGAGGACCTGAGAAGCACTGCtacctttttctttattcaacaCAGATACCACAGAATCAGCAGGGTGAGAAACAATTGCACAAAAGACTCCAgctagaaaaaagataaagaatccAATACAGtgccagttaaaaataaaaattcacatagccaataataattttctgactttaaaataatttttttagttctaaattaaaaatcagaCTCAGGGTGAAATGGGTACAGTTATCAAGCCATCTACCTTATGTAAAACAGAACaatcttttaagttttttctttttttccccctcagattTTAGTCAATACTTTCTGTATAAAATTTGGAATAAACTAAACCAGGCTGGACGCAgcagctcatgcttataatcccggcactttgggaggccaaggcgggtggaccatgaggtcaggagttcgagatcagactggccacacagtgaaaccccgtcttcactaaaaatacaaatattagccaggtatggtggcgcatacccgtagtcccagctactcgggaggctgaggcaggagaatcgcttgaacctgggaggcggaggttgtggtgagcagagatcacaccactgcactccagcccaggcaacagagattccatctcaaaaaattaaaaaaagaaaaaagctgtacTGAAAAATGGAACTTgtcatgtcaaaagaaaaaaatatatattcccaaGCCTTATAATGACATCCCATAAAACAAACACCTTTTAGAAACTAGTTAGCATGTTATTTATGAATCCTAAAAAGCATATACGATGTGATGGGAAGATAAAACTGCTTTATAGGCcgggagcaatggctcatgcctgtaatcccagaactttgggaggccaagccaggcgggatcacctaaggtcaggagtttgagaccagtctggtcaacgtggtgaaaccccatctctactaaatacaaaaatcagccgggtgttggcagtgcatgcctatagtcccagctactcaggaggatgaggcaggagaatggcttgaacccgggaggcggaggttgcagtgagctaagatcacgccattgcactccagcttgggcaacagatgcctcaaaaaaacaaaaacaaaaaaacctgcttTATATAACCTttggaatatttttctctctcaaaaaaggCCAATAACGGAAATGATTATTTATCAGTAATTTCAGATAAGTGTGTTCTAAGTAATTCATTCTTACCTATGTAACCTGCTACAAATGTTACAACCAGCTGCTCTGGCTTGGAACATTCACTGCGGGGCTTGGGAACCACAAACTTGTACAGTGCTTCAACAGTACGTTCAAAGCAGGCAAACTTCATCATGGTGTATGGTATCTGTCTCATCCAGAGAGGAGCAACCCCCTTGTAGAATCTAGGAAATCAACAGACTTGTTTTACCCAGTTGCATATAGTCATCTATCAGAGATTTTCATTATTAACAGAAGTGTCCGCACACAAGTCGAGTCCTGATAGTAAAAAATGGCAGCATAAATGCATGTCATTTCTATCAGAACCTTAGACTAACATGCAGGTATATTTCTCTCACATGCCAATGACTCAAGCACCTTTGACTATACAACCAAAAAAGTTGCTGGATGTTTCTTTGACTGGAACCACAAGAAACAGTTAAGTTTACAAGTAGAACTCAGTTCAAGATTCATCCACAAAGGTGGATCTAAGGAAGCATGTTGTGGTCTGACTACACAAAACTGTGAATAGATCATAAGGATTCTAACAAGCCCTCCCTAAAAGTTAATAGTAAATGTTCAGGCCAAATATCAAGTCATTTGTAGACTGACAAATGGTCCttactttagggaaaaaaaaaaaacctcagtccAGGGCTCAAACCATGTATTAATTTATCTCTAACCCTCAAGTTTATGTTCTATATACAGGcaaataaacattaaatgttaaatgtccttttaaaaagCCTGGTAGGCTTAATACTAAAAAATGAAGTtcacagccaggcgcagtggctcaagcctataatcccagtactttgggaggcccaggcaggagaattgcttgaacccgggaggcagaggtgcggTGATTCAAGATTgtactgttgcactccagcctaggcaacaagagcaaaattctgtctcaaaaaaaaaaagttcactcaAAATAAATACGTTTATAGTATAAATTTGTGTTTACTTACGCTTTTAGGCCTTCTTCCTTATACATTTTGGGAGCTGCATCCCTCAAAGTGTTGGCATAACCTGGCTGGGTTTGAATTCGAACCTTAGCAGCTTCCATAGGAGCCAGGGCAATGTCAGCAAAGAATTCAGCACTGGCAGAGGCAGCCAAATACAGTGATGTGCGCCAGAGATAAGTATTCTCCTAAAATCCAAAACCCAAGGAAGGACGTGAATTGCTGTTGTATTGGTTTTCAATTGACGTGACAGTTCTAGAAAAGTAAACTTCAGATATTTTATAAAGTAACACATGATGGATGATATGGAATATATATGTGGTCTCTCATAACCTCATTAATGAAACATGTGTTCGGTGAACAATGTGAAcgtttaaaaaatatctaaatgcagctgggcacagtggctcacacctataatcccgggactttgtgaggctgaggcacgcagatcacctgaggtcaggagttcagg contains:
- the SLC25A3 gene encoding solute carrier family 25 member 3 isoform X1, with the translated sequence MFSSVAHLARANPFNAPHLQLVHDGLADLRSSPPGPPGPPRRPRNLAAAAVEEQYSCDYGSGRFFILCGLGGIISCGTTHTALVPLDLVKCRMQVDPQKYKGIFNGFSVTLKEDGVRGLAKGWAPTFIGYSLQGLCKFGFYEVFKVLYSNMLGEENTYLWRTSLYLAASASAEFFADIALAPMEAAKVRIQTQPGYANTLRDAAPKMYKEEGLKAFYKGVAPLWMRQIPYTMMKFACFERTVEALYKFVVPKPRSECSKPEQLVVTFVAGYIAGVFCAIVSHPADSVVSVLNKEKGSSASQVLKRLGFKGVWKGLFARIIMIGTLTALQWFIYDSVKVYFRLPRPPPPEMPESLKKKLGLTQ
- the SLC25A3 gene encoding solute carrier family 25 member 3 isoform X2, with the protein product MFSSVAHLARANPFNAPHLQLVHDGLADLRSSPPGPPGPPRRPRNLAAAAVEEYSCEFGSAKYYALCGFGGVLSCGLTHTAVVPLDLVKCRMQVDPQKYKGIFNGFSVTLKEDGVRGLAKGWAPTFIGYSLQGLCKFGFYEVFKVLYSNMLGEENTYLWRTSLYLAASASAEFFADIALAPMEAAKVRIQTQPGYANTLRDAAPKMYKEEGLKAFYKGVAPLWMRQIPYTMMKFACFERTVEALYKFVVPKPRSECSKPEQLVVTFVAGYIAGVFCAIVSHPADSVVSVLNKEKGSSASQVLKRLGFKGVWKGLFARIIMIGTLTALQWFIYDSVKVYFRLPRPPPPEMPESLKKKLGLTQ